One part of the [Pantoea] beijingensis genome encodes these proteins:
- a CDS encoding mechanosensitive ion channel family protein encodes MQYQIQKWLEKLGIHYTEIAAIIAVILLIVVISLIVHGLLRRLVLPFLQHRADSSTRQWPKVLMQHKLFSRVALLAQGILLQILSAWFLSGNEHTYSILLIASQIWVTLFSLWVLFSLLDVLLALSANSNMADQLPLRGIFQSIKLIAAIVVGIMIVSILIGKSPLVLITGLGAMTAVLMLVFKDPILGLVAGIQLSANNMLKLNDWLEMPKYGADGAVVDIGLTTVKVRNWDNTITTIPTYALISDSFKNWRAMSESGGRRIKRSINIDATSIHFLSNKEMDELKRAQLLAPYIDSKRLEVGEYNALLDCDLDTPLNGRHLTNIGTFRIWLESWLKSHPRTHKGMTLMVRQLAPTPEGLPIEIYAFANTTVWLEYERIQSDIFDHIFAALPAFGLRVHQTPTGHDMRNIGVAPQP; translated from the coding sequence ATGCAATACCAAATACAAAAATGGCTGGAAAAGCTGGGTATTCACTACACCGAAATAGCCGCTATTATCGCCGTAATTCTTCTTATTGTGGTTATTTCACTTATCGTACATGGGCTATTACGTCGCCTTGTGCTTCCCTTTCTTCAGCACCGGGCCGATAGCAGCACACGGCAATGGCCAAAAGTGCTGATGCAGCATAAATTATTCAGCCGCGTTGCGCTGCTGGCGCAGGGGATTTTGTTGCAAATTCTGTCCGCCTGGTTCCTTTCCGGCAACGAACATACCTATTCCATTTTACTGATCGCTTCGCAAATATGGGTGACGCTATTTTCATTGTGGGTACTGTTTTCATTGCTGGATGTGTTGTTGGCGCTGTCGGCAAACAGCAACATGGCGGATCAATTACCGCTGCGTGGCATTTTTCAAAGCATTAAGCTGATCGCGGCGATCGTTGTCGGCATCATGATCGTCTCAATACTCATTGGGAAATCACCCTTGGTGCTGATCACCGGCCTGGGTGCGATGACCGCTGTACTGATGCTGGTATTTAAAGATCCGATCCTCGGTTTAGTCGCCGGCATCCAGCTTTCAGCCAACAATATGCTGAAATTAAACGACTGGCTGGAGATGCCTAAATATGGGGCTGATGGCGCGGTAGTCGATATTGGCCTGACAACGGTAAAAGTACGCAACTGGGACAACACCATTACTACGATCCCCACTTATGCGCTGATTTCAGATTCTTTCAAGAACTGGCGTGCGATGTCAGAATCCGGCGGACGACGTATTAAGCGCAGCATTAATATTGATGCCACCAGCATCCACTTTCTGAGCAATAAAGAGATGGATGAACTGAAACGAGCCCAACTGTTAGCGCCTTATATCGATAGCAAGCGCCTGGAAGTGGGTGAATATAATGCCCTGCTGGACTGCGACCTCGACACACCGCTGAACGGGCGACATCTGACTAATATCGGAACCTTTCGCATATGGCTGGAGAGCTGGCTGAAATCACATCCCCGTACTCATAAAGGCATGACCTTAATGGTGCGCCAATTGGCCCCGACCCCGGAGGGACTGCCGATTGAGATTTATGCCTTTGCGAACACGACCGTTTGGCTCGAGTATGAACGCATTCAGTCAGATATCTTCGACCACATTTTTGCTGCACTGCCCGCCTTCGGCTTACGCGTTCATCAAACGCCTACCGGGCATGACATGCGAAATATCGGTGTAGCGCCCCAGCCCTAG
- the phoR gene encoding phosphate regulon sensor histidine kinase PhoR has product MLERLSWKGLLIELLLACLPALVIGLLVGYLPWLLLLSVLGMLGWHFVNILRLSHWLWVDRTMTPPSGKGSWEPLFYGLYQMQLRNRRRRRELGNLIKRFRSGAESLPDAVVLITEEGNIFWCNRLAQQHLGLRWPEDNGQNILNLLRYPEFSRYLRQRDFARPLTLVLNNHRHLEFRVMPYSEGQWLMVARDVTQMHQLEGARRNFFANVSHELRTPLTVLQGYLEMMNDSVLEGPSRNKALNTMQEQTRRMDSLVKQLLTLSRIEAAPAIDLQETVDVPMMLRLLQREAETLSSGRHEIYFHTDPHLRVYGNDEQLRSAISNMVYNAINHTPEGTRIDISWLQNKQGAQFAVKDNGPGIPSEHIPHLTERFYRVDKARSRTTGGSGLGLAIVKHALSHHNARLDITSQPGVETCFTFTLAPGLIVNHKLPENSARATSRREV; this is encoded by the coding sequence GTGCTGGAACGCCTCTCCTGGAAGGGATTACTGATTGAGCTACTGCTGGCATGCCTGCCAGCATTGGTTATCGGGCTGTTGGTCGGTTACTTACCGTGGTTGCTTCTGTTGTCGGTACTCGGGATGCTGGGGTGGCATTTCGTGAACATATTGCGCTTGTCCCATTGGCTTTGGGTCGATCGCACTATGACGCCGCCATCGGGTAAGGGCAGTTGGGAACCGCTATTTTATGGCCTTTATCAGATGCAACTGCGCAACCGCCGTCGGCGTCGCGAGTTGGGCAATTTGATTAAACGCTTTCGCAGTGGGGCGGAATCACTCCCTGATGCGGTGGTACTCATTACCGAAGAGGGCAATATCTTTTGGTGTAACCGTTTAGCGCAACAGCATCTTGGTCTGCGCTGGCCAGAAGATAACGGGCAAAATATCCTTAATCTTTTGCGCTACCCTGAATTTTCCCGCTATCTGCGCCAACGTGATTTTGCTCGCCCGCTAACCCTGGTGTTGAATAATCACCGTCATCTTGAATTCCGTGTGATGCCCTACAGCGAGGGGCAATGGTTGATGGTGGCGCGTGATGTCACCCAGATGCACCAGTTGGAAGGTGCTCGCCGGAACTTTTTTGCCAATGTGAGTCATGAGTTACGCACACCCTTGACCGTATTGCAGGGATATCTGGAGATGATGAATGATTCGGTACTCGAAGGGCCATCGCGTAACAAGGCGTTAAACACGATGCAGGAGCAGACGCGCCGCATGGATAGTCTGGTCAAACAGCTATTAACGCTTTCGCGCATTGAGGCGGCTCCCGCGATTGATCTGCAGGAAACCGTTGATGTGCCAATGATGCTGCGCTTACTGCAGCGCGAGGCGGAAACCTTAAGTAGCGGGCGCCATGAGATCTATTTTCATACCGATCCTCACCTGCGTGTTTACGGTAATGATGAACAGTTACGTAGCGCAATCTCGAATATGGTCTATAACGCCATAAATCATACCCCAGAGGGTACGCGGATCGATATTAGCTGGCTGCAAAATAAGCAGGGTGCGCAGTTTGCGGTCAAGGACAATGGACCGGGTATTCCATCAGAGCATATTCCTCATTTGACCGAGCGTTTTTATCGTGTCGATAAAGCGCGATCGCGTACCACGGGCGGTAGTGGATTGGGGTTGGCTATCGTGAAACATGCGTTGAGCCACCATAATGCGAGGCTGGATATTACCAGTCAGCCCGGAGTGGAAACCTGCTTTACTTTTACGCTGGCCCCCGGCCTTATTGTGAACCACAAGCTGCCGGAAAATAGCGCGCGGGCTACCAGCAGGCGCGAGGTATGA
- a CDS encoding peroxiredoxin C, whose product MVLVTRQAPDFTAAAVLGNGEIVENFNFKKHTAGKATVVFFWPMDFTFVCPSELIAFDKRYAEFQKRGVEVVGVSFDSEFVHNAWRKTPVDKGGIGEVKYAMVADVKREIQKAYGIEHPDAGVALRGSFLIDKAGVVRHQVVNDLPLGRNIDEMIRMVDALQFHEEHGEVCPAQWEKGKEGMGASPEGVAKYLSENANNL is encoded by the coding sequence ATGGTCCTGGTAACTCGTCAAGCCCCTGATTTTACTGCAGCTGCCGTACTGGGCAACGGTGAAATTGTTGAAAATTTCAACTTTAAAAAACACACCGCTGGTAAAGCCACCGTTGTGTTCTTTTGGCCAATGGACTTCACCTTCGTCTGCCCTTCTGAACTGATCGCTTTTGATAAGCGTTATGCAGAGTTCCAGAAACGTGGCGTTGAAGTTGTCGGTGTTTCTTTTGACTCTGAGTTCGTTCACAACGCATGGCGTAAAACCCCTGTTGATAAAGGCGGCATCGGCGAAGTGAAATACGCGATGGTTGCTGACGTTAAGCGTGAAATTCAGAAAGCTTATGGAATCGAACACCCAGATGCAGGTGTTGCGCTGCGTGGTTCTTTCCTGATCGACAAAGCTGGTGTTGTTCGTCACCAGGTTGTTAACGATCTGCCACTGGGCCGTAATATCGACGAAATGATTCGTATGGTTGACGCGCTGCAGTTCCACGAAGAGCACGGCGAAGTTTGCCCTGCACAGTGGGAAAAAGGAAAAGAAGGGATGGGTGCATCTCCGGAAGGCGTTGCTAAGTACCTGTCTGAAAACGCAAACAACCTGTAA
- the sbcD gene encoding exonuclease subunit SbcD → MRIIHTSDWHLGQFFYTKSRAPEHQAFLDWLLNSVEQHQVDAVIVAGDIFDTGSPPSYAREIYNRFVVQLQQTGCQLVVLGGNHDSVATLNESRELLACLNTRVIAAASDNIDDQVLLLKNRQGEPGALLCAIPFLRPRDIIHSQAGQSGRDKQQTLLDAIAEHYQRCYRQAETHRETLGLSLPIIATGHLTAMGVTQSDAVRDIYIGTLDAFPAQAFPPADYIALGHIHRAQRVANNDRIRYSGSPIPLSFDELGKEKSVFLLEFNQSTLDHIHTLPIPRFQPMRMIKGSLEEIEQQLLQFEADSNGKTIWLDIEIATQEYLSEMQRRIQELTAGLPVEVVLLRRSREQRDRVIARQDNETLSELSVEDVFARRLALEEEMPSERQQRAQQLFAETLDAIRHEAQP, encoded by the coding sequence ATGCGCATTATTCACACCTCGGACTGGCACTTAGGTCAATTTTTTTATACCAAAAGTCGGGCTCCTGAGCATCAGGCCTTCCTCGACTGGTTGTTAAATAGCGTAGAACAACATCAGGTTGATGCGGTGATCGTTGCCGGTGATATTTTTGATACCGGTTCGCCACCGAGTTACGCGCGTGAAATCTATAACCGCTTTGTGGTTCAACTCCAGCAAACAGGCTGCCAACTGGTCGTGCTGGGTGGCAATCACGATTCGGTGGCCACCCTGAATGAATCGCGCGAGCTGTTAGCCTGCCTTAATACGCGTGTCATTGCTGCCGCCAGCGATAATATCGACGACCAGGTGCTGTTGTTAAAAAACCGGCAGGGCGAGCCCGGTGCACTCCTTTGTGCAATCCCCTTTTTGCGTCCGCGCGATATTATTCATAGCCAGGCGGGACAATCGGGACGAGACAAACAGCAAACGTTACTGGACGCCATCGCTGAACACTATCAGCGTTGTTACCGGCAGGCGGAAACACACCGTGAAACGCTCGGCCTTTCGCTGCCGATCATCGCGACCGGTCATTTAACCGCCATGGGCGTAACCCAAAGTGATGCCGTACGCGATATCTACATTGGAACGCTGGATGCTTTTCCTGCTCAGGCGTTTCCCCCCGCAGATTATATTGCCCTCGGACATATTCATCGCGCCCAGCGCGTGGCGAATAACGATCGTATTCGCTACTCTGGCTCCCCCATTCCGCTCAGCTTTGATGAGCTAGGTAAAGAGAAAAGCGTTTTTTTACTGGAGTTTAACCAATCGACGCTAGACCACATTCATACCCTGCCCATTCCCCGCTTTCAGCCCATGCGGATGATCAAAGGATCGCTGGAGGAAATAGAGCAGCAGTTGCTGCAGTTTGAGGCGGACAGCAATGGAAAAACCATCTGGCTTGATATTGAAATCGCCACTCAAGAGTACCTAAGCGAAATGCAACGTCGTATTCAGGAACTCACCGCAGGGCTGCCGGTAGAGGTCGTCCTATTACGCCGCAGCCGTGAGCAGCGCGATCGGGTGATTGCGCGGCAGGATAATGAAACACTGAGCGAATTGAGCGTGGAAGACGTCTTTGCCCGCCGCCTTGCTCTGGAAGAAGAGATGCCATCCGAACGCCAGCAACGCGCACAACAATTGTTTGCCGAAACGCTGGACGCAATTCGTCATGAGGCGCAGCCATGA
- the brnQ gene encoding branched-chain amino acid transporter carrier protein BrnQ: MTHRLASKDILALGFMTFALFVGAGNIIFPPMVGIQSGEHVWIAALGFLITAVGLPVMTVIALARVGGGVDALSSPIGKAAGLLLATVCYLAVGPLFATPRTATVSFEVGIAPLTGDGAMPLFIYSLVYFILVIGISLYPGKLLDTVGHILAPLKIVALTVLGVVAIMWPAGSVTTATDVYQHAAFSNGFINGYLTMDTLGAMVFGIVIVNAARSRGVTDGKLLTRYTVLAGLIAGVGLTLVYLALFKLGSGSGGIVDQNANGAAILHAYVQQTFGSMGSFFLAALIFVACIVTAVGLTCACAEFFEQYLPLSYRTLVFILGLFSMVVSNLGLSHLIQISIPVLTAIYPPCIVLVVLSFTLNWWNKSSRIIAPTMLVSLVFGFIDAIKATHFSAMLPAWSQSLPLAEQGLSWLPPSLAILILVAICDRVMGREQVAVQQ, from the coding sequence ATGACACATCGTTTAGCTTCAAAAGATATTCTTGCGCTGGGTTTCATGACGTTTGCTCTGTTCGTTGGCGCAGGTAACATCATTTTTCCTCCGATGGTGGGGATTCAGTCCGGCGAACATGTCTGGATTGCAGCCCTGGGGTTTCTTATTACCGCAGTAGGTCTGCCGGTGATGACCGTGATCGCGCTGGCACGCGTTGGCGGTGGCGTGGATGCTCTGAGCTCGCCGATCGGTAAAGCAGCCGGTTTGCTGCTGGCTACCGTTTGTTATCTGGCTGTTGGCCCTTTGTTTGCCACACCACGTACAGCAACGGTCTCCTTCGAAGTGGGAATTGCACCGCTTACCGGCGATGGCGCAATGCCACTGTTTATTTACAGCCTGGTCTATTTTATTTTGGTCATCGGCATCTCGCTATATCCGGGGAAATTGCTGGATACCGTCGGGCATATTCTGGCTCCGCTGAAAATCGTTGCGCTTACGGTATTAGGCGTGGTTGCGATTATGTGGCCGGCGGGTTCGGTTACCACGGCGACGGATGTGTATCAGCACGCGGCGTTTTCTAACGGTTTCATCAATGGTTATCTGACCATGGATACCCTGGGTGCCATGGTCTTTGGGATCGTTATCGTTAATGCGGCCCGCTCGCGTGGCGTGACCGATGGTAAATTGCTGACGCGCTATACCGTGCTTGCCGGGCTGATTGCTGGTGTTGGCTTGACGCTGGTCTATCTGGCGCTGTTTAAGTTGGGTTCGGGTAGCGGTGGAATCGTTGACCAAAATGCAAACGGTGCAGCGATCTTACACGCTTACGTTCAGCAGACGTTTGGCAGCATGGGCAGTTTCTTCCTGGCTGCGCTGATCTTCGTTGCCTGTATTGTGACGGCGGTAGGATTAACCTGTGCCTGTGCCGAATTCTTTGAGCAGTACCTTCCGCTCTCTTACCGGACACTGGTGTTTATCCTTGGTCTGTTCTCCATGGTGGTATCGAATCTGGGGCTAAGCCATCTGATCCAGATCTCCATTCCGGTGCTGACGGCGATTTATCCGCCTTGCATTGTGTTGGTGGTACTGAGTTTTACCCTTAACTGGTGGAACAAGAGCAGCCGTATTATTGCGCCGACGATGCTGGTTAGCCTGGTATTTGGTTTTATTGATGCGATTAAGGCCACACACTTTAGCGCAATGTTGCCGGCCTGGAGCCAGAGCCTGCCGCTGGCAGAACAGGGACTTTCCTGGTTACCGCCTTCGCTGGCTATATTGATTCTGGTAGCGATTTGCGATCGGGTCATGGGACGTGAGCAGGTGGCGGTACAGCAGTAA
- the proY gene encoding proline-specific permease ProY, with the protein MQETNKLKRGLSTRHIRFMALGSAIGTGLFYGSADAIRMAGPSVLLAYIIGGAVAYIIMRALGEMSVNNPQASSFSRYAQDYLGPLAGYITGWTYCFEILIVAIADVTAFGIYMGVWFPEVPHWIWVLSVVLIIGAVNLMSVKVFGEVEFWFSFFKVATIIIMIMAGFGIIFWGIGNGGQPTGIHNLWTHGGFFAHGIVGMLLSLQMVMFAYGGIEIIGITAGEAEEPEKSIPRAINSVPLRILVFYVGTLFVIMSIYPWNQVGTAGSPFVLTFQHLGIAAAASILNFVVITASLSAINSDVFGVGRMLHGMAEQGHAPKIFMHVSRRGIPWVTVLVMMLAMLAAVYLNYLMPEKVFLVIASLATFATVWVWIMILCSQIAFRRTLTKEDARGLKFALPGGVFTATVGVLFLVFIIALIGYFPDTRVSLYVGMVWIGILLAGYAVKKRVCR; encoded by the coding sequence ATGCAAGAAACAAATAAGCTCAAAAGAGGATTGAGCACTCGCCATATCCGGTTTATGGCGTTGGGATCAGCGATTGGAACCGGGCTATTTTACGGTTCAGCAGACGCAATACGCATGGCCGGTCCAAGCGTGTTGCTGGCCTATATTATCGGCGGTGCTGTCGCATACATTATCATGCGTGCATTAGGGGAAATGTCGGTTAATAACCCGCAAGCCAGCTCATTTTCTCGTTATGCGCAAGATTATCTGGGGCCGCTGGCGGGCTATATCACCGGCTGGACATACTGCTTTGAGATCCTGATCGTTGCGATCGCTGACGTTACCGCCTTTGGTATCTATATGGGGGTCTGGTTTCCTGAGGTACCACACTGGATATGGGTCTTGAGCGTAGTACTGATCATCGGTGCAGTTAATCTGATGAGTGTGAAGGTTTTTGGTGAGGTGGAATTCTGGTTTTCTTTCTTTAAAGTCGCCACCATCATCATCATGATTATGGCCGGCTTCGGTATTATTTTCTGGGGAATTGGTAACGGTGGGCAGCCAACGGGTATCCATAATCTCTGGACCCACGGCGGTTTCTTCGCGCATGGTATTGTGGGGATGCTGCTTTCGCTGCAAATGGTGATGTTTGCTTACGGTGGAATTGAGATTATTGGGATTACGGCAGGTGAAGCAGAAGAGCCAGAAAAGTCGATTCCCCGCGCGATCAATTCGGTTCCGCTACGTATCCTGGTGTTTTACGTTGGTACGCTGTTTGTCATTATGTCGATCTATCCATGGAATCAGGTCGGTACGGCAGGTAGCCCGTTTGTGCTAACTTTTCAGCATCTTGGGATTGCCGCTGCGGCCTCTATTCTTAATTTTGTGGTGATCACCGCCTCGCTGTCAGCCATTAATAGCGATGTATTTGGTGTGGGACGCATGTTGCACGGTATGGCGGAGCAGGGACATGCGCCAAAGATCTTTATGCACGTCTCGCGCCGTGGTATTCCATGGGTCACGGTGCTGGTGATGATGCTGGCAATGCTGGCGGCGGTATATCTGAATTACCTGATGCCAGAGAAAGTGTTTCTGGTGATCGCCTCGCTGGCGACCTTTGCGACCGTTTGGGTATGGATAATGATCCTGTGCTCACAAATTGCGTTTCGGCGGACATTAACGAAAGAAGATGCGCGAGGATTGAAATTTGCGTTGCCTGGTGGCGTTTTCACCGCGACAGTGGGCGTGCTGTTTCTGGTCTTTATTATCGCGTTAATCGGCTATTTCCCTGACACGCGTGTTTCACTCTATGTAGGCATGGTATGGATCGGTATTTTGCTGGCTGGCTACGCGGTTAAAAAACGTGTGTGTCGCTGA
- a CDS encoding PstS family phosphate ABC transporter substrate-binding protein, giving the protein MKLWFLAVALLLSMPAEAKEGMLAGNLSGVGSDTLGNLMALWGESFNRQYPGVNVQIQAAGSSTAPTALAAGAAQLGAMSRPMQLGERQLFEQRYGYPPLAIPVAMDALVVVVNQDNPLVALNAQQLDAIFSLTRQCGATTSPKNWGDVGLRQPGWQQRSIQRFGRNSASGTWGFFKQQALCQGDFRNDVSEYPGSAAVVQAVVGSLNGIGYTSIGFHISGVKTVPLARDGGEAILPTADNIRSGKYPYARPLYIYINKAPGKPLEPLTAAFLKQVLSPTGQGLVGRAGYLPLSAQQAAIARALLE; this is encoded by the coding sequence ATGAAATTATGGTTTTTGGCGGTAGCGCTGCTGCTGTCAATGCCAGCCGAGGCAAAAGAGGGAATGCTGGCGGGAAATTTATCGGGTGTCGGTTCCGATACACTGGGTAATTTGATGGCGCTTTGGGGCGAGAGTTTTAACCGCCAGTATCCGGGCGTCAATGTTCAGATTCAGGCGGCGGGATCGTCGACGGCACCGACAGCGCTTGCCGCCGGTGCGGCGCAGTTAGGTGCGATGAGTCGGCCGATGCAATTGGGTGAACGACAGCTCTTTGAACAGCGTTATGGTTACCCGCCGCTGGCGATCCCTGTGGCGATGGATGCGCTAGTCGTGGTCGTTAATCAGGACAATCCGTTAGTGGCGCTTAACGCGCAACAACTTGATGCTATTTTCTCGCTCACGCGTCAATGCGGAGCAACCACATCACCAAAAAACTGGGGAGATGTGGGGCTGCGTCAGCCCGGCTGGCAGCAGCGTAGCATTCAGCGTTTTGGTCGTAACTCAGCGTCAGGAACATGGGGTTTTTTCAAACAACAGGCACTGTGCCAGGGCGATTTCCGCAATGATGTTAGCGAATATCCGGGATCGGCTGCAGTTGTTCAGGCTGTTGTTGGTTCACTGAACGGCATTGGTTATACCAGCATTGGCTTTCATATCAGCGGTGTCAAAACGGTTCCACTGGCGCGTGATGGAGGGGAAGCGATTCTACCCACGGCGGACAATATTCGTAGCGGGAAGTACCCTTATGCACGCCCGCTCTATATCTATATCAACAAGGCACCAGGCAAGCCGTTGGAGCCTCTAACCGCCGCTTTTCTAAAGCAGGTTCTTTCACCCACCGGACAAGGTTTGGTGGGGCGTGCGGGATATTTACCGCTCTCAGCCCAACAGGCCGCTATAGCCAGAGCTCTGCTTGAATGA
- the phoB gene encoding phosphate response regulator transcription factor PhoB codes for MAKRILVVEDEAPIREMLCFVLEQNDYQPIEAEDYDSAINMLIEPWPDLILLDWMLPGGSGIQFIKHLKREAMTREIPVMMLTARGEEEDRVRGLEVGADDYITKPFSPKELVARIKAVMRRISPMAVEEVIEIQGLSLDPSSHRVMAETTPLEMGPTEYKLLHFFMTHPERVYSREQLLNHVWGTNVYVEDRTVDVHIRRLRKALEVTGHDRMVQTVRGTGYRFSARY; via the coding sequence ATGGCTAAGCGCATTTTGGTAGTCGAAGATGAAGCCCCAATTCGTGAGATGTTGTGTTTCGTTCTCGAGCAAAATGATTATCAACCGATTGAAGCAGAAGATTATGACAGCGCGATCAATATGCTGATCGAACCCTGGCCGGATTTAATCCTGCTTGACTGGATGCTACCGGGTGGCAGCGGTATTCAGTTTATCAAACACCTGAAGCGCGAAGCGATGACGCGTGAGATCCCGGTAATGATGTTAACCGCCCGGGGCGAGGAAGAAGATCGCGTTCGTGGCCTGGAAGTCGGTGCGGATGATTATATTACCAAGCCATTTTCACCGAAGGAACTGGTTGCACGTATTAAGGCAGTGATGCGCCGTATTTCACCGATGGCGGTAGAAGAGGTGATTGAAATTCAAGGGTTGAGTCTTGATCCTTCATCGCATCGAGTGATGGCGGAAACGACGCCACTTGAAATGGGACCAACAGAATATAAGCTGTTGCACTTTTTTATGACTCACCCGGAGCGGGTTTATAGTCGTGAGCAACTACTGAATCACGTCTGGGGTACCAATGTATACGTTGAAGACCGTACCGTTGATGTTCATATCCGCCGTTTGCGTAAAGCGCTGGAGGTGACGGGCCACGACCGCATGGTTCAAACCGTACGCGGGACGGGGTACCGTTTCTCCGCTCGCTATTGA